Proteins encoded within one genomic window of Paroedura picta isolate Pp20150507F chromosome 17, Ppicta_v3.0, whole genome shotgun sequence:
- the NUDT1 gene encoding oxidized purine nucleoside triphosphate hydrolase has protein sequence MLTRKLFTLVLVVQPHRVLLGMKKRGFGAGRWNGFGGKVQPGETVEQAARRELQEESGLTVDTLQKTGRITFEFEGNAELMEVHVFRADSFRGEPTESDEMRPQWFDLDRVPFEDMWPDDTYWFPLLLQKKTFAGYFKFQGQDVILEYTLDEVEEV, from the exons ATGTTGACACGCAAGCTCTTCACCCTGGTGCTGGTGGTCCAGCCCCACCGGGTCCTGCTGGGCATGAAGAAGCGTGGCTTCGGGGCCGGGCGGTGGAATGGCTTCGGAGGGAAGGTGCAGCCGGGTGAAACCGTCGAGCAGGCGGCCAGAAG GGAACTGCAGGAAGAGAGCGGACTGACGGTGGACACCCTGCAAAAGACAGGCCGGATCACTTTTGAGTTTGAGGGCAACGCGGAGCTGATGGAAGTCCACGTCTTCCGGGCCGACAGCTTCCGAGGGGAGCCCACGGAAAGCGACG AAATGCGCCCGCAGTGGTTTGACCTGGACCGCGTGCCCTTCGAGGATATGTGGCCGGACGACACCTATTGGTTCCCTCTGCTCCTCCAGAAGAAGACGTTTGCCGGTTATTTCAAGTTCCAGGGGCAGGACGTCATCTTGGAGTACACCTTGGACGAGGTGGAGGAGGTCTAG